In Deinococcus radiopugnans ATCC 19172, the following are encoded in one genomic region:
- a CDS encoding AraC family transcriptional regulator yields the protein MHYVEFPPDTRLGHLVRNYWQMDEGLDLGPQEHRSMPEQLVRLTFHAGTTWRGSLTGGALERLPSASLEGLTLTPLRAVSLGPPQALGAELYPWGARQLFGWNFGQPTLDLNLTHPLLTRAISALMRLNAWDEARQFLDDWLLGLLTERGQALNVGTEAALKLYGSPGQARIGTLAEELNISARHLERLFAVDVGVSAKILARLIRFEAVHNRLWLDPNVSLAQLAYELGFADQAHLTREFKALSLMTPRSFGQFAQLRPSRLPTQRLTQDQIAELAGSRAERA from the coding sequence GTGCATTACGTGGAATTTCCTCCCGACACGCGTCTGGGCCATCTGGTGCGGAATTACTGGCAGATGGATGAGGGCCTTGACCTTGGCCCGCAGGAACACCGCTCTATGCCCGAGCAGCTGGTCCGCCTGACGTTTCACGCCGGAACCACCTGGCGCGGTTCGCTGACAGGTGGCGCGCTGGAACGGCTGCCCAGCGCCTCATTGGAAGGATTGACGCTGACGCCACTGCGGGCTGTTTCGCTCGGCCCTCCTCAGGCGCTGGGCGCGGAACTGTACCCCTGGGGCGCGCGGCAACTGTTCGGTTGGAACTTCGGCCAGCCCACCCTGGACCTGAACCTGACCCACCCGCTGCTGACCCGGGCCATCAGCGCCTTGATGCGGCTGAACGCCTGGGACGAAGCGCGGCAGTTCTTAGACGACTGGCTGCTGGGCCTGCTGACCGAGCGGGGGCAGGCACTGAACGTGGGGACTGAGGCCGCCCTGAAACTTTACGGCAGCCCCGGTCAGGCCCGGATCGGCACGCTGGCCGAGGAGTTGAACATCAGCGCCCGACACCTGGAGCGACTGTTCGCAGTGGACGTCGGCGTCAGCGCCAAGATCCTCGCACGCCTGATCCGCTTCGAGGCCGTTCACAACCGCCTGTGGCTTGACCCGAACGTGTCACTGGCCCAACTCGCCTACGAACTGGGGTTCGCCGATCAGGCACACCTGACGCGCGAATTCAAGGCGCTGTCCTTGATGACGCCGCGCAGCTTCGGGCAGTTCGCACAACTTCGCCCCAGCCGCCTGCCCACCCAGCGCTTGACCCAGGACCAGATCGCTGAACTTGCCGGGTCCCGCGCTGAGCGGGCCTGA